The Kluyveromyces lactis strain NRRL Y-1140 chromosome B complete sequence genome contains a region encoding:
- the AMF1 gene encoding Amf1p (highly similar to uniprot|Q08902 Saccharomyces cerevisiae YOR378W), giving the protein MSSKKLNSHEEQDSLLLQNSREWTSLLKEGFAIMVLCSAQLMTQAGLAQSIVPLQIIGDSFGIKNPGQLSWFASAFSLTVGTFILIAGRLGDTFGHKKFFVMGFLWYALWSILAGFSVYSNQIFFDCCRAFQGIGPAFTLPNAIAIIARTYRPGRKQNMIFSLFGACAPSGFVVGAVFSSLLSEFAWWPWAYWIMGITCFLLGVAGYLVIPHHPPIHPDEKCSLVERIDVAGSVTGVVGLILFNFAWNQGPVVGWETSYTYALLIVGSAFLAAFGFIESRAKHPLLPVRKLSSDTIFVMGCIAAGWSSFGIWVYYTWQLMANLRDQPPLLSSAQFVPVAISGLCAAMSTEFLLTRTSPSTVMIIAMIAFTVGSILVATVPVSQTYWAQTFVSIIVMPWGMDMSFPAATIILSTAMPASHQGLAASLVNTIINYSISIGLGFAGTIESQISDGEDDLLKGYRGAYYMGIGLAGLGLGVAISYAIFHYSRLKRSLSEKYV; this is encoded by the coding sequence ATGTCGAGTAAAAAGCTTAACAGCCATGAGGAGCAGGATTCCTTACTATTGCAGAACTCTAGGGAATGGACATCATTGTTGAAGGAAGGTTTTGCCATAATGGTATTATGCTCGGCTCAGTTGATGACCCAGGCAGGTCTAGCTCAGTCAATAGTTCCACTTCAAATTATAGGTGATAGCTTTGGAATCAAGAATCCTGGACAGCTGAGTTGGTTTGCTTCAGCATTTTCTTTAACAGTGGGTACGTTTATTTTGATTGCTGGAAGACTTGGTGACACTTTCGGCCATAAGAAGTTCTTTGTGATGGGATTTTTGTGGTATGCCCTCTGGTCTATACTCGCTGGGTTTAGCGTATACtcaaatcaaattttttttgattgtTGCCGTGCATTTCAGGGAATTGGCCCTGCATTTACTCTCCCAAATGCCATTGCGATAATTGCCCGCACTTATAGGCCGGGgagaaaacaaaatatgatCTTTAGCTTATTTGGGGCATGCGCGCCAAGCGGATTTGTTGTTGGGGCGGTgttctcttctcttttaaGTGAGTTCGCATGGTGGCCTTGGGCTTATTGGATAATGGGTATTACATGCTTCTTACTCGGAGTTGCCGGCTATCTAGTTATTCCACATCATCCTCCAATACATCCTGATGAAAAATGCAGTCTCGTGGAGCGTATTGATGTGGCAGGTTCAGTGACCGGTGTGGTGGGacttattcttttcaatttcgcCTGGAATCAAGGCCCCGTAGTGGGGTGGGAAACTTCTTATACATATGCCTTATTAATTGTTGGATCAGCCTTCCTTGCCGCGTTTGGTTTCATCGAATCACGTGCTAAACATCCACTACTTCCGGTGCGTAAACTTTCGAGTGACACCATCTTTGTGATGGGATGTATCGCTGCGGGATGGTCCAGTTTTGGTATTTGGGTGTACTACACGTGGCAGCTAATGGCGAATCTCAGAGATCAGCCCCCCCTATTGTCTAGTGCTCAATTCGTCCCTGTAGCAATAAGCGGACTTTGCGCAGCAATGTCAACCGAGTTTCTTTTAACACGTACATCGCCAAGCACAGTTATGATCATCGCCATGATCGCTTTCACCGTAGGAAGCATCTTAGTTGCCACAGTTCCAGTTTCTCAAACGTATTGGGCTCAAACTTTTGTGTCAATTATTGTGATGCCTTGGGGAATGGACATGTCCTTCCCTGCGGCAACAATCATTCTTAGTACCGCAATGCCTGCAAGTCACCAAGGTCTAGCAGCATCCCTAGTTAACACAATAATTAATTACTCGATTTCAATTGGTCTTGGGTTTGCGGGAACAATTGAATCTCAAATCAGTGATGGAGAAGATGATCTATTGAAAGGGTATCGAGGCGCTTACTATATGGGCATCGGGCTTGCAGGTCTTGGGCTTGGTGTTGCAATTTCATATGCAATATTCCATTACTCAAGACTCAAAAGGTCTCTCTCTGAAAAGTATGTGTAG
- the BIO5 gene encoding Bio5p (similar to uniprot|P53744 Saccharomyces cerevisiae YNR056C BIO5 Putative transmembrane protein involved in the biotin biosynthesis pathway responsible for uptake of 7-keto 8-aminopelargonic acid BIO5 is in a cluster of 3 genes (BIO3 BIO4 and BIO5) that mediate biotin synthesis): MSSVSSCSLGTTSVSQKEGKLARNYSWWPLIGMSFSLTNSWLGVSSSFVVGLSGAGQPIVVYGLIFAFVLTLMCGYSLSEFSRLLPNSAGTSFWTFKLLEKNAPGDVEELSVTRKVSSALEISKSVDNEGKVKENSVVNLSTMYSNSCTSSFQKNMAIAVGLINYFGCVFTTASIVSALVYSIMGIHSILHPSFELKQWHTFILYEILTVFLTVFNCNYRCLPFLSSFGLAMSLLSYAITFILCLVSRSNSISEQPWPKSEDIFYKFHNNTGWKSNGMAFVVSLINPLWSFVGIDSATHMVDEVGHVAAQVLVPKVIITTIFIGFITSFSYSIALFYCVRDTAAVLESIAPVVTIYYQATGNRNLAVFMQASTIVAGLTCGVASGTWQSRMLWSLSREMETMRPDGILSGFVTARFATIDSVNKVPLYAHFFSQALVVIIGCIMLGSTKAFNAIVSAAVTLLIVSYAIPSLILLVRGRNKFIAKCERETANETDIVPNKYSMWLKKWGVIPHTLTVAYALFCVVMLSFPYVKPVTSSNMNYVSVVYGAIALIIGLVILLFNSIP, from the coding sequence ATGtcttcagtttcttcttgCTCCCTTGGTACGACATCCGTGTCTCAAAAGGAGGGAAAACTTGCCCGTAATTATTCATGGTGGCCATTGATTGGAATGTCGTTCTCTCTGACAAATTCATGGCTTGGAGTGTCTTCATCGTTCGTTGTGGGACTTTCAGGTGCTGGTCAGCCAATTGTTGTTTACGGCCTTATATTCGCTTTTGTGCTGACTTTAATGTGTGGATATTCGCTTTCAGAATTCTCCCGTTTACTTCCAAACAGTGCTGGAACCAGTTTCTGGACATTTAAACTTCTCGAGAAAAATGCGCCCGGTGATGTCGAAGAGCTTTCGGTTACGAGGAAAGTATCAAGTGCTCTTGAAATTAGCAAATCGGTTGACAATGAGGGGAAagttaaagaaaatagTGTCGTAAATTTGAGTACTATGTACTCGAATAGCTGTACTTcatcatttcaaaagaatatgGCGATAGCAGTCGGTTTGATTAACTATTTTGGCTGTGTATTCACGACAGCAAGTATTGTATCTGCATTGGTCTACAGTATCATGGGTATTCACTCCATTCTTCATCCCTCTTTCGAGCTGAAACAGTGGCATACTTTCATATTATATGAAATCCTTACCGTTTTCTTAACCGTCTTCAATTGCAATTACAGATGTTTACCATTTTTGTCCTCTTTTGGGTTAGCTATGTCACTTCTTTCATATGCCATCACTTTTATCCTCTGCTTAGTTTCACGAAGCAACTCCATTTCGGAACAACCTTGGCCTAAAAGCGAGGACATCTTCTACAAGTTCCACAATAATACCGGTTGGAAATCTAATGGAATGGCATTCGTGGTTAGCTTAATCAATCCATTATGGTCATTCGTGGGGATCGATTCCGCAACACACATGGTGGATGAGGTTGGTCATGTTGCAGCGCAAGTTTTGGTTCCTAAAGTCATCATAACTACAATTTTCATAGGTTTCATTACGAGTTTTTCTTATTCTATTGCGCTCTTTTACTGCGTTCGTGATACAGCTGCCGTATTAGAATCAATCGCACCAGTAGTGACAATTTATTATCAGGCTACAGGAAATAGAAACTTGGCGGTTTTCATGCAAGCATCTACCATCGTGGCCGGATTAACATGCGGGGTTGCCAGTGGAACATGGCAATCAAGAATGTTGTGGTCGCTATCGAGAGAAATGGAAACCATGAGGCCAGATGGAATCTTATCCGGATTTGTAACAGCTAGGTTTGCAACTATCGATTCCGTCAACAAAGTTCCTTTATATGCGCACTTCTTCTCACAAGCACTAGTCGTGATCATTGGATGCATTATGTTGGGCAGTACTAAGGCTTTCAATGCTATCGTATCTGCTGCAGTGACGCTTTTAATTGTGTCATATGCTATTCCTAGTTTGATTTTACTGGTTAGAGGCAGGAACAAATTTATTGCAAAGTGTGAAAGGGAAACTGCAAATGAGACGGATATTGTACCAAATAAATACTCCATGTGGCTTAAAAAATGGGGTGTGATCCCACATACACTAACAGTAGCATACGCATTGTTTTGTGTTGTTATGTTGTCTTTCCCTTATGTGAAACCAGTTACCTCTTCCAACATGAACTACGTCTCAGTCGTTTATGGTGCTATTGCCTTGATAATTGGGTTAGTTATATTGCTGTTTAATAGCATCCCGTAA
- the BIO4 gene encoding dethiobiotin synthase (similar to uniprot|P53630 Saccharomyces cerevisiae YNR057C BIO4 Dethiobiotin synthetase catalyzes the third step in the biotin biosynthesis pathway BIO4 is in a cluster of 3 genes (BIO3 BIO4 and BIO5) that mediate biotin synthesis expression appears to be repressed at low iron levels): MAKIIFVTGTGTDVGKTFISALLVHRLKADYWKAVQTGLECDTGDTRTISKFPTELTGWKPKLFPPRFQFKRPLSPYNAMEFESEVDIKLSDFCIPSADDLQNDVLIVEGAGGLFVPITKKLEITTDLIQNMIVRYPQHEIAIVVVADSGLGTLNHTMLTVEHLNNHGLGENFSGCILNGPINAINAKTLRSFGVNILSEIERCETNQDLNRALNKMPDVHALYVHNK; this comes from the coding sequence ATGGCtaaaatcatcttcgttACAGGCACAGGGACAGATGTGGGCAAAACATTCATTTCAGCTTTATTAGTCCACAGATTAAAAGCTGATTATTGGAAGGCAGTTCAAACTGGCTTAGAATGTGATACAGGTGACACAAGAAcgatttcaaagtttccCACTGAATTGACTGGCTGGAAACCGAAGCTATTTCCACCAAGATTTCAGTTCAAGAGACCGCTTTCACCTTACAATGCAatggaatttgaatcagAGGTTGACATCAAATTGTCAGACTTTTGCATTCCATCTGCTGATGATCTTCAAAATGATGTTTTAATTGTTGAAGGTGCCGGTGGATTATTTGTGCCAATAACCaaaaaacttgaaattaCAACAGATCTGATTCAAAACATGATCGTAAGGTATCCCCAGCATGAAATAGCTATAGTTGTCGTTGCAGACAGTGGTCTTGGCACCTTGAATCATACCATGCTCACAGTCGAACATTTGAACAATCATGGGCTAGgtgaaaatttttcagGTTGCATCCTTAATGGTCCGATAAACGCCATTAACGCCAAAACACTGAGATCATTTGGAGTTAATATCTTGAGTGAGATAGAGCGTTGTGAAACTAACCAGGACTTAAACAGGGCTCTCAACAAGATGCCCGATGTGCATGCTCTATATGTCCATAACAAGTAA
- the BIO3 gene encoding adenosylmethionine-8-amino-7-oxononanoate transaminase (similar to uniprot|P50277 Saccharomyces cerevisiae YNR058W BIO3 7 8-diamino-pelargonic acid aminotransferase (DAPA) catalyzes the second step in the biotin biosynthesis pathway BIO3 is in a cluster of 3 genes (BIO3 BIO4 and BIO5) that mediate biotin synthesis) — MNDECENDTKALLGFDKEHIWHPYSSMNSDQIILPVLRASGCKLIVADEQETKLIDGMSSWWCMIHGYNDERMNKALKKQIDDFSHVMFGGLTHFPAIRLAKNLLKFIDHPELDAVFFADSGSVAVEVSLKMALQYQFSLNCPKKKKFISVRRGYHGDTIGAMSVCDPINSMHSLYGDYLPQNIFVDAPPVVDTLCTSSLHVSLQFDDNYDEENNRKAIQDMEDTMRTYRDEVCAVILEPILQGAGGMRLYHPKYLVELKKLCLAFDIPLIFDEIATGFGRTGQAFAFKHCDVYQKMIGTPLSERVDVFPDILCVGKALTGGYMTMSAVIATKRIANVISAKGTATNGTFMHGPTFMANPLACAAANESLNIIMEGSWKRMVDRIEMQLYKEIYVELRNSDLYGKLINSLRIVGAIGVIELLEPVDATFFQINQINKGIFIRPFGKLVYIMPPYIISKEELTILTTGIKQLLSEWNTYKLENN, encoded by the coding sequence ATGAATGATGAATGTGAGAATGATACTAAAGCCTTGTTAGGTTTTGACAAGGAACATATCTGGCATCCATATTCATCGATGAATAGCGACCAGATCATCTTACCAGTTCTACGTGCCAGTGGGTGTAAGCTTATCGTTGCGGAcgaacaagaaacaaaattaaTTGACGGAATGTCATCTTGGTGGTGCATGATCCATGGTTataatgatgaaagaaTGAACAAAGCActgaagaaacaaattgatgatttctcTCACGTTATGTTTGGTGGTCTTACCCATTTTCCCGCCATTCGACTTGCCAAGAATCTTCTCAAATTTATTGATCACCCTGAATTGGATGCAGTGTTTTTTGCAGACTCTGGATCTGTAGCAGTAGAAGTGTCGTTGAAGATGGCATTACAGTATCAGTTTTCATTGAATTGTcccaagaagaaaaaattcataAGCGTAAGACGAGGCTACCATGGTGATACAATCGGTGCAATGAGTGTGTGTGACCCGATTAACTCAATGCATTCTTTATACGGCGACTATCTTCCTCAGAACATTTTTGTTGATGCACCACCTGTCGTTGACACTTTAtgtacttcttctttgcatGTTTCGTTACAGTTTGATGATAACTACGATGAGGAAAATAACAGGAAGGCAATACAAGACATGGAGGACACGATGAGAACCTATCGGGACGAAGTATGTGCTGTCATACTAGAGCCTATCTTACAGGGAGCTGGTGGAATGAGATTATATCATCCAAAATACCTAGTTGAGCTGAAGAAACTTTGTTTGGCTTTTGACATCCCACTAATATTTGACGAGATTGCAACAGGCTTCGGCAGGACAGGCCAAGCATTTGCTTTTAAGCATTGTGATGTATATCAGAAAATGATAGGAACACCATTATCCGAAAGGGTGGATGTTTTCCCTGATATTCTTTGCGTTGGCAAAGCTCTTACCGGCGGTTATATGACAATGAGTGCAGTAATCGCCACAAAACGTATTGCTAATGTCATCTCTGCGAAAGGTACTGCGACAAACGGGACTTTCATGCATGGTCCAACTTTTATGGCTAACCCTCTTGCCTGTGCGGCAGCCAATGAGTCACTGAATATTATAATGGAGGGAAGCTGGAAACGCATGGTAGACCGGATTGAAATGCAGTTATACAAAGAGATATATGTTGAGCTTCGTAATAGCGATCTGTACGGaaaattgatcaacagTTTGAGGATAGTTGGTGCAATCGGCGTAATAGAGCTTCTCGAACCAGTCGATGCAACGTTTTTCCAGATAAATCAAATAAACAAGGGTATTTTCATCAGACCCTTCGGAAAGCTAGTTTACATCATGCCACCTTATATAATATCGAAAGAGGAGCTGACTATTCTAACCACAGGAATTAAGCAACTGCTTTCGGAGTGGAACACTTACAAGCTAGAGAACAATTGA
- a CDS encoding zinc-dependent alcohol dehydrogenase family protein (weakly similar to uniprot|P35497 Saccharomyces cerevisiae YJR159W SOR1 Sorbitol dehydrogenase): MFRKAIAIGGISLRRTFASSMIRKANQPGMMKAMVYYGANDLRFEDRAIPKIIDQRDAIIKMTNTSICGTDVGIWKGKSPEIEEIAVKNEGSFNGRVLGHEGTGIVTEVGDAVRNIKKGDKVIISCITRCGTCENCARGMYAHCMNDGGWALGYSIDGTQAEYVRTPFADTSLYALPEGLSDENAVLLSDALPTAHEIGVQMGNVKPGDSVAILGAGPVGMGCVLTSQLYSPSLLIVVDMDDNRLEMAKEMGATHTINSGKEDAVAKILEITNGRGVDCAMEAVGAQPTWDICQQIIKEGGHLANVGVHGKPVDFAIDKLWIKNLTITSGLVNTNTTSMLMKNCCSGKLQSDKLVSHHCNFKDMANNYNIFKHAAKEKALKLLISF, translated from the coding sequence ATGTTTCGTAAAGCAATTGCCATTGGAGGTATCTCCTTAAGACGTACTTTTGCCTCAAGTATGATTAGGAAGGCTAATCAGCCAGGAATGATGAAGGCCATGGTTTATTATGGGGCTAATGACTTAAGATTTGAAGACAGAGCGATCCCAAAAATTATTGACCAAAGGGATGCCATTATCAAGATGACCAACACATCGATTTGTGGTACAGACGTTGGTATCTGGAAAGGTAAGAGTCCTGAAATCGAAGAGATTGCCGTCAAAAATGAAGGTTCATTCAATGGACGTGTCCTAGGTCATGAAGGGACTGGTATTGTCACTGAAGTTGGTGATGCGGTGCGTAACATCAAGAAAGGTGATAAAGTAATTATTTCTTGCATTACTAGATGTGGTACTTGCGAAAACTGTGCCAGAGGTATGTACGCACACTGTATGAATGATGGTGGTTGGGCTTTGGGTTACTCGATTGATGGTACACAGGCTGAATATGTTCGGACTCCATTTGCTGATACCTCTTTGTATGCTCTTCCAGAAGGATTATCTGATGAAAATGCTGTCTTGCTTTCCGATGCCTTGCCTACTGCCCATGAAATCGGTGTTCAAATGGGAAATGTCAAACCCGGTGACTCTGTGGCAATTTTAGGGGCCGGTCCAGTTGGTATGGGATGTGTGTTGACTTCTCAATTGTACTCTCCAAGCCTGTTAATTGTCGTTGACATGGACGACAACCGTTTGGAAATGGCAAAGGAAATGGGAGCTACACATACCATCAACTCAGGAAAAGAGGATGCTGTCGCTAAGATCTTGGAAATCACAAATGGACGTGGTGTTGACTGTGCTATGGAAGCTGTGGGTGCTCAACCAACTTGGGACATCTGCCAACAAATTATTAAGGAAGGGGGTCACTTGGCAAACGTGGGTGTGCATGGGAAACCTGTTGACTTTGCAATTGACAAGTTATGGATTAAAAATTTGACTATTACCAGCGGTCTTGTTAACACCAATACCACATCAATGCTAATGAAGAATTGTTGTTCTGGTAAGTTGCAATCTGACAAACTTGTCAGCCATCATTGTAACTTTAAGGACATGGCAAACAATTATAACATATTCAAACATGCTGCTAAGGAAAAGGCTTTGAAACTTCTAATCTCTTTTTAA
- a CDS encoding uncharacterized protein (conserved hypothetical protein), which produces MSKSTGVEHHISGVATTETATETVTVPPAKTAIDTHGNIFKVPDYTIKDILGAIPKECYKRDTLWSLHYVVRDIIAICIIGYVGTNYIPVWFPNSGLLRFVAYMVQSYLIGLFGFGLWILAHECGHGAFSDSRLINDTVGWVLHSWWMVPYFSWKFSHSKHHKATGHLTRDMVFVPYTKKEYLEMKGKSKLREITEEAPIVTLLTLIGQQIGGLQLYLATNATGQSYPGVPKFFKSHYWPTSPVFDTKDFWYIILSDIGIISTLTINYLWAKTYGSHVMLINWFVPWLWVNHWLVFVTFLQHTDPTMPHYEASEWTFAKGAAATIDRNFGFVGQHIFHDIIETHVLHHYCSRIPFYNARVATEAIKKVMGEHYRYEGENMWQSLWKVARSCQFVDGDNGVLMFRNTNGVGAPCQE; this is translated from the coding sequence ATGAGCAAAAGCACCGGCGTCGAGCATCATATCAGTGGTGTTGCTACTACAGAAACGGCAACAGAGACAGTTACTGTTCCTCCTGCCAAGACAGCTATTGACACACATGGTAACATCTTCAAGGTTCCAGACTATACTATCAAAGACATCCTAGGTGCCATCCCAAAGGAGTGTTACAAGAGAGACACTCTTTGGTCATTGCATTATGTGGTAAGAGATATTATTGCCATCTGTATTATTGGGTATGTTGGTACCAACTACATTCCAGTTTGGTTTCCAAATAGTGGTCTCCTAAGATTTGTTGCCTATATGGTGCAATCATACTTAATTGGGTTATTTGGTTTTGGGTTGTGGATTTTGGCTCACGAATGCGGTCATGGTGCCTTCTCTGATTCAAGATTAATCAACGATACCGTTGGGTGGGTTTTGCACTCATGGTGGATGGTCCCATActtttcttggaaattCTCTCACTCTAAGCATCATAAAGCTACCGGTCATTTGACTAGAGATATGGTTTTTGTTCCATACACgaaaaaagaatacttGGAAATGAAGGGTAAATCAAAACTAAGGGAGATCACCGAAGAAGCACCAATTGTAACTTTATTAACTTTGATTGGCCAACAAATTGGTGGTTTGCAGTTGTATTTAGCAACAAATGCCACTGGCCAATCTTATCCTGGTGTTCctaaattcttcaaatccCATTACTGGCCTACTTCTCCGGTGTTCGATACCAAGGACTTCTGGTACATCATTCTGAGTGACATTGGTATTATTTCCACACTTACAATCAATTATTTGTGGGCAAAGACCTATGGCTCCCATGTCATGTTGATCAACTGGTTTGTTCCATGGTTATGGGTTAACCACTGGTTAGTATTTGTCACATTTTTGCAACACACTGACCCAACCATGCCTCATTACGAAGCCAGTGAATGGACCTTCGCTAAAGGTGCTGCTGCCACCATTGATAGAAACTTTGGCTTTGTTGGTCAACATATTTTCCACGATATTATTGAAACGCATGTTTTGCATCATTACTGTTCAAGAATTCCTTTCTACAACGCTCGTGTAGCCACTGAAGCTATTAAGAAAGTTATGGGTGAACATTATCGTTATGAAGGCGAAAATATGTGGCAATCATTATGGAAGGTGGCAAGATCCTGTCAGTTTGTAGATGGTGACAACGGTGTTTTGATGTTCAGAAACACAAACGGAGTCGGAGCACCATGTCAAGAATGA
- the ARO5 gene encoding Aro5p (conserved hypothetical protein), with protein sequence MKVLTIQKHLENDKTKNNYQLELYTMIQLVGDISALNQNLLNKIIAELAQSMLKPTLEFDEILLECFMYPRGLESLLHKYEFENNASTMEHKHDFNLQDIGHAQLLEIIHIRKVILDTQSSCKALDQNTGFVLKIQELFNKIECLVYELLKRLSVYIEVPKCSKLYRSILTKQLPNFNEFFSAYKMFNAITNSLLETAVKTGQDTTKYFNVDVSLSDTITKFIKSNDKWMHQMLLESTSFQEFRLIRSKCDSKAETSSFSSTNDTCCSSFTEFNQERKNRLRIQHRSI encoded by the coding sequence ATGAAAGTTCTGACCATTCAGAAACATCTGGAGAACGataaaacaaagaacaacTACCAATTGGAATTATACACTATGATTCAGTTAGTGGGTGACATTTCAGCGTTAAACCAAAATCTACTGAACAAAATCATCGCAGAACTAGCACAATCGATGCTAAAACCTACGTTGGagtttgatgaaattttgttGGAATGCTTCATGTATCCCAGAGGACTGGAATCTCTACTTCATAAGTATGAATTTGAGAACAATGCCAGCACTATGGAGCACAAGCATGATTTTAACTTACAAGATATTGGTCATGCCCAACTGTTAGAAATAATACATATCAGGAAGGTGATATTGGATACTCAATCAAGCTGCAAGGCTTTGGACCAGAACACAGGCTTTGTTCTTAAGATCCAAGAATTATTCAATAAAATTGAGTGTTTAGTTTATGAACTTCTGAAAAGACTGAGCGTCTATATCGAGGTACcaaaatgttcaaaattATACAGGAGCATACTGACAAAACAGTTGCCAAATTTTAACGAATTCTTTTCCGCCTACAAAATGTTCAATGCCATTACAAATTCATTACTAGAAACTGCAGTGAAGACAGGACAAGATACTACGAAATACTTCAATGTAGACGTTTCGCTATCGGACACGATTACCAAATTCATTAAATCTAACGATAAATGGATGCATCAGATGCTTCTCGAATCAACTtcattccaagaatttcGTCTGATACGATCAAAGTGCGATTCAAAGGCCGAaacttcatctttctcttcaacGAATGACACatgttgttcttctttcacaGAATTTAATcaagagagaaagaatCGTCTTCGGATACAGCATCGATCAATTTAA
- a CDS encoding La RNA-binding domain-containing protein (some similarities with uniprot|Q12034 Saccharomyces cerevisiae YDR515W SLF1 Associates with translating ribosomes) gives MVDFREPGFYGSDDSFSLETSERTQDYTQFTPLTPLLENFDKDGIFRQHPIGRIDDESAIVSQKLLQDGPVSSGPITVDYGEFSAVRQIVTRLPPYGEFQIVTTYELSPLAGIVKEIEDVNKQILFYFSANNLLRDIYLRSLMSKDGYLSISIFSEFPRIKTLLPKLALVEQRTKVLKNAFRLSEPDIFEISGSRVRLRDSWQRWIVK, from the coding sequence ATGGTAGACTTTCGTGAGCCTGGCTTTTACGGATCGGACGATTCCTTTTCCTTAGAAACGAGTGAAAGGACTCAAGATTATACCCAATTCACCCCTCTAACGCCTCTGTTGGAAAATTTCGATAAGGATGGTATTTTCAGACAGCATCCGATAGGTAGGATAGATGATGAATCAGCGATTGTCTCGCAGAAGTTGTTACAGGACGGTCCGGTATCGTCTGGTCCGATTACAGTAGATTATGGGGAATTTTCAGCAGTCAGACAAATCGTTACGAGATTACCTCCGTATGGAGAGTTCCAAATTGTCACTACATATGAACTATCTCCTTTGGCGGGCATTGTAAAAGAGATCGAAGATGTCAATAAGCAAATATTATTCTATTTTTCCGCGAACAATTTACTTCGGGACATTTATCTTAGATCTTTGATGAGCAAAGATGGGTACCTATCGATTAGTATATTTTCTGAGTTCCCCAGAATAAAAACTTTATTACCAAAGTTAGCACTGGTTGAACAAAGAACTAAAGTTCTAAAGAATGCCTTTAGGTTATCAGAACCTGACATTTTTGAGATTTCTGGGAGCAGAGTGAGATTAAGAGATTCTTGGCAAAGGTGGATAGTGAAATGA